Genomic segment of Candidatus Chlorohelix allophototropha:
TTATGAGCCTTTAGTGGGACACAATATCCCGGATGTATTTATTAATTATTTTAATTCGATGGGTGCTGTTTACAAAGACGGTTATTACGCATATGACCGACTTTTTGATTGGGTTTTTGCAGCCGGTTTGCCGATAACCGAGCCTTATTGGACGGTAACAAAGATTGCCGGTAAAGAACAAAATGTATTGGTTCAGCTATTTCAGCGGCGCGTTCTGACCTATAACCCGGCAAACCCTCCCGAATGGCGCGTGGAAATGGGCAATGTAGGGCAGCATTATTATACGTGGCGTTATGGGTCGCTGCCTTCACCTTCTATATTGGGTACGCAAACTAGCAGTTTTGTACGCTTTGCTGACAACTGGCAAGGCGATAAATTGGTCGAAATCGGTAACGGCGCTATTCGGCGTGAAGTGCTTTTTGGGAGTCAGGGTGGCGCAAAATCAACCAGTATTCAGAATCTTCTGACAGGTCAGGAATATTTGTCCAATCCGGGGGCTGAGTTCAAGATTACTATGTCACACGAACTGGCTGGTGAACCGGATAATAATGTGGTACTGGATTCTGGGATGTTCCGCGCTACAGCTTTTGAATTACCGCTGCAAGGTATTACCGGGAGTGTGGCGCGAGTGCAGTTAGAAGGTGAGTTTCAAGGAGCGCTCGTAAAGGTATGGCTCAATTATCAGGCTTTATCGGCTGAGAACTTTATCAGGAAATGGATCGAGGTCGCGCCCTTTGAAGCGCCTGATTGGGTTATTAAGCAGGTTATTCTGGAAGATTGGCAAGCAATACCCGCGCTTGAGCCGATTGCACCTGTCCAACGCTTTGAGCAGACCTTTGGGGCGGGTGAACCGAACTACGATGCCTCGATAGTCAAAAAACAGGTAAATTTAAATTCATTGTCGGAGCGTTATTTTGTAGCAAATGAGTCGAATGCTATAGCTGCTCTGGATAGCCAAAAGGAAGGCTTGTATTTCTTTGACGAGTCGTTATTTGGGGATGAGCTTTTTACCAATAGTGGCAATTTGAAAGTCGGAAACACCGATTTTGTAGAAGCTACTAACGGCTTTAAGAGTGGCAGCAGCGTGCTTGGGGCGTGGAGCGGCAGCCTTGAGCTGGGATTTAAACGCTACAGCGAATTTTTGTACAACCATTATGCAATAGAGAAAGGCAAACGCGACCCGGTTTGGTTCAGCACTTGGTATCCGTATGAGCAGGATATAAACGAGAAACTATTGTCGGATGTGGTTGACCGCATGCAAGCGGCAGGTTTTTACGATATGTTGCATATTGATGCAGGTTGGCAATTCGGAGCGCCCCTTCAGGTTAATACCGAGCGATTCCCGAACGGGCTTGATCCGATAGTTTCTAAGCTTAAGGCAAATAATAAAACCCTTGGGTTATGGATTAATCCTTTCAGTCGCAGCTATGAAGCGCAAGAAGGCTATAACGAATTTGCCGCGCAACATCCAGAGTGGGTGGATACGCAAGACCCCAAGCAACGATTTTGCCCACTATCAGGCGCAGGCGATTATGTTCAGGCGCGTCTGCTAGAAATTGCCCGCAATTACCCGCTTGAAGAAATATATTGGGATGGTCGGGACTGGTATATCAGTGGTTGTCAGAGTAGCGAGAGTCGCTGGCGTACTCCTGACGAAGAACATCATGCGATGCTTAAATATTATGCTTCTCTCCTAAGTGATCTAAGAGCCATTCGTCCGGATTTGCGCGTTTCGTTGTGGAGTGCGCCTGCTAATGTTCATTGGCTGAGCGTGGTTGATCAAGTGCAACTATCTGACCTCGATACTCCTCCAATACTGGAAGCCGAACTGGCGCGCCGTCAGCAAATGTATCAGGCAACCTATCAGTATCCCTATAGCGCTATCTGGGGTGATTGGTACGGCGTAAATTATCGGCGCACTTTGATGCAGGGGTTAGGGCAGCCTTTGAACATTTTAAAGTACGCAACGGTTAGCGTTATTGGGAACGGGGCAACACAAGCGGCAGGCTCGCTTGATCTTACAAAAGTGCCCAAAGACTACCTGAGTTTTCTGAAGGAGCTATTCAACTGGCGCAAGCAATTTGCCCAATACTTTACAGTTTACCAGCATGTGCTTAACTTCCCTGACGGGGTGAATATTGATGGAGAAGCGCATATTTTGAATGGGCGCGGTTTTATTATCCTGTTCAATCCTTCGCCAAATTCTGCTCAGGTTGATTTGCCACTTTCAGAGCCAAGCCTTGAACTAAATGCCGCTACCGAGTATCTCATTAATGATTGGACAGCGCTAACTGCACCTATCCAGATGGGTAAGGTGAAACCCGGTGATACCTACATGCTCACCATTCCCGGCTATGGCTATCGGATAATCGGGGTAAATCTCTAAAAGGAATCAAAAAGCCCATATCCGATTAATAAGGATATGGGCTTTTGGTTTACAGCAGTTTGGCGATTTTCTCGCCAAGCTTGATACTATAGTTTTGACCTCGATCTTGTGGGTACACATGCGCCATATTTGCCAGATACACATTGGGGATAGGCGTTTCGTGCGGTGGAAGCTTGGAATAATAATCCATAGTTACAATTGGTTGCGCGTAAGGTCCACCCCAAACCCAGAAGCGGTTAATCCAGCTTTCATCAAAATCTGGGTTAATGCGCTTGATTGCAGGAATGAACTCCTTGACCATTTCCTCGGCGCTTTTGGAGAAATAGGGGTGCGTATGTGGCAAGTAATTGCCCATATAAAGCAAATGTTGCCCATCGTAGTCGGAAGTTGGCATAAAGTTGGTATGCTCCACCATTGCTAAGAAGGGATAGCCGGGATCGGTGATGCTCAACCAGTAGGCAGGCATTACCGAGCGTTTGAGCGACAATACTACAACTTGCGCCCCATAATGTTCTACCGAATTTGCCCCACCGTATTTTTCAATATAACTTTGCGGTAGGCTTGCTTCCGCCATTTTGGTAAAGACGCGGGTCGGGACTGTAGTCACTACTTTGTCGAAGATATACTCCTGTCCGCTCTCGGTAATACTCACCTTACCATCGGGCGTGGGTTTAATGGCGCTGATGTTTGCGCCGAAACGTACTTGCCCACCCGCTTTTTTAACCGCTTCCTCTAACTTGACATAAAATTTATTAAAGCCGCCCCGCATGTAGCCCAATGCAAAAGTGCGTTCATGGATACGACTCCACAACCAAGGCATGGCAATCTGATCGTACTTGTCGCCGAACTTGTTGACCAGTTGCGGTTTCCAAACCACCTCGTAACTGTTTTTGCCCATCCATTTTTGCACCCAAGCATTGGCGGTGGTTTTTGAAAGACGCTGGTAATTGCCTTCTAGCTTTAGATATAGCCCTACCACCCCCATGCGAATTCGGTCAATGAAAGGGATGGGCTTTAGGCGCAGGATACTGACCACTCCATCCAGTCGGAAAATCTTACCATCGCGCAAAATGGCAGAATTGGGCTTTTTCCAGACCATTTCAGAGGTAAGCCCAAGCTCGTCAATCAGGCGAATAATGTCTTTGTCCGTGCCGAAGATATGATGGTAATATTTCTCAAGGTGCGCCCCGTCTTTGCCCTTTGTGGTTACAGGGAAACTGGCAGCAAGCCCGCCCGACTCTTGTCCCTTCTCGAAGATTATCACTTCATCGCCTGCTTGCGCGCGGCGCAGCGCCACCGTCAAGCCTAGCACTCCGCCACCGATAACCCCTAATTTCATCTTTCTTCCTTTTTTTGGTTCAGTATATTGTCACGACTTATTTGTTATTATCTACTCTTGCTCATTACTTTCGGCGGTTTCTTTTTCCACCCGGGTCTCATTTTCTTTGCTGTTGGGTTCTTTCATTTCAGAAGGTGTAACTCTGGCAGCTACCCGCATGCTCAAGGCTTCTGTATCGGGCGTGGGTTGGCGATGGCGATAAAACAGCCAAAAACCGCCGCCCAGAATTAATATCAACGAAACCACCTGTGCTACTCTCAAACCGCTCGGTTCGCCACCGAAGTACAGACTGTCGGTGCGTAATCCTTCAATCAGGAAGCGTCCGATGGAATAAGCCACCATAAAGAGCAAAAGCAAATCGCCGTTACGTGGTCGCACCTTAAAACGACGCTCAAAGGTTTTGGGTTTCATAGCGATATAGAACAGCGCTAGGAATATGGCATATACCCACAATGATTCGTATAGGAAAGTGGGATGGAAAAGAGCGTTGGAATTTAGCCCGGAAGGATTCGCGGGTGGGCAGCGTAGGTCAACTGTGCCGGGGGTTAGCCCGGTGGTGCGATAATCGCAGGGGATTTTTATGCCGAAGAAATATTTGGTTTCGCGCCCATAAGCCTCATTATTGAAGAAGTTTCCCCAACGACCGATTGCCAGTCCTGCCGCCAACCCTACCGAACCGTAATCGGCAAAGCGCCAAAAATTGAGTTTAGCGATTCGGCAATAAACCCACGCGCCGATTACACCGCCCAATATTCCGCCCTGAATCGCGATACCCCCGCGCCATACTTCCAGCCCCCCCGCTTTTAAGGGATTGCCAATGCTAAAGATACTATCTTTGAAATTATCCCAAGTGAAGGCTACATACCATAGGCGCGCTAATACTAATCCGCTTACAAGCGTTACTACCAGCAGCACCCAGATGGTATCCGAGTTGTCACCGCGCCGTTCCGCGAGAAATTGCGCTACCAACGCTGCCAGCACCACCCCGACAGTAATAATCAGACCGTACCAGCGTAGTTGCAAACTGCCTATTTTCAATAAAACCGGGTCGTTGCCCTCTCCGGCGCGTAGCACAAAAAAAAGGACTAGCAGAAATCCATATGCTGCTAATATCCCGTAAAAGCTGAGAATAAATCTGGATAAACGGTATCCGCTTGTCTGTGCCTCTCTCATTGTTTCTACAGTTTTCCTTGTAATTAAAACATGCCGTTTCAAGTTTTAATACCCGCGAAATGATACCATGTTTGCGCTTTACCCGCAGCGTTTACTTTTATCCTTGTCTTTTGGTTCGTAGATGGTGGCGCGATCAGGGCAGGTTTGGTCGTAATTTTCCAGAATCGCGCTTGCCAATGCCGGAGATAGATAAATATCCTGCAATTGTCCGCCTTCGCTAACCCGTTTCTGGATACTCTCTCGCAGCACAATAATCGAGAATTTGCGCT
This window contains:
- a CDS encoding NAD(P)/FAD-dependent oxidoreductase yields the protein MKLGVIGGGVLGLTVALRRAQAGDEVIIFEKGQESGGLAASFPVTTKGKDGAHLEKYYHHIFGTDKDIIRLIDELGLTSEMVWKKPNSAILRDGKIFRLDGVVSILRLKPIPFIDRIRMGVVGLYLKLEGNYQRLSKTTANAWVQKWMGKNSYEVVWKPQLVNKFGDKYDQIAMPWLWSRIHERTFALGYMRGGFNKFYVKLEEAVKKAGGQVRFGANISAIKPTPDGKVSITESGQEYIFDKVVTTVPTRVFTKMAEASLPQSYIEKYGGANSVEHYGAQVVVLSLKRSVMPAYWLSITDPGYPFLAMVEHTNFMPTSDYDGQHLLYMGNYLPHTHPYFSKSAEEMVKEFIPAIKRINPDFDESWINRFWVWGGPYAQPIVTMDYYSKLPPHETPIPNVYLANMAHVYPQDRGQNYSIKLGEKIAKLL
- the lgt gene encoding prolipoprotein diacylglyceryl transferase: MREAQTSGYRLSRFILSFYGILAAYGFLLVLFFVLRAGEGNDPVLLKIGSLQLRWYGLIITVGVVLAALVAQFLAERRGDNSDTIWVLLVVTLVSGLVLARLWYVAFTWDNFKDSIFSIGNPLKAGGLEVWRGGIAIQGGILGGVIGAWVYCRIAKLNFWRFADYGSVGLAAGLAIGRWGNFFNNEAYGRETKYFFGIKIPCDYRTTGLTPGTVDLRCPPANPSGLNSNALFHPTFLYESLWVYAIFLALFYIAMKPKTFERRFKVRPRNGDLLLLFMVAYSIGRFLIEGLRTDSLYFGGEPSGLRVAQVVSLILILGGGFWLFYRHRQPTPDTEALSMRVAARVTPSEMKEPNSKENETRVEKETAESNEQE
- a CDS encoding alpha-galactosidase, whose product is MQKLRLRRISILAFTLLCLLEITRAGDVTAASYTNAINATEKFNNLWSRNDMPVAAGVVGRSWLWGTQPIKVDLEPYLEAPGGSRQVVYWDKSRMEINDPNADPNSPWYLTNGLLVKELVSGQIQIGDNRYNVSSPALIPVAGDPAEVNPTAPTYATFTNLASLNNDHRATQNIGKPVNQWIDKKGNLKVDSLLEGYKVVASYYEPLVGHNIPDVFINYFNSMGAVYKDGYYAYDRLFDWVFAAGLPITEPYWTVTKIAGKEQNVLVQLFQRRVLTYNPANPPEWRVEMGNVGQHYYTWRYGSLPSPSILGTQTSSFVRFADNWQGDKLVEIGNGAIRREVLFGSQGGAKSTSIQNLLTGQEYLSNPGAEFKITMSHELAGEPDNNVVLDSGMFRATAFELPLQGITGSVARVQLEGEFQGALVKVWLNYQALSAENFIRKWIEVAPFEAPDWVIKQVILEDWQAIPALEPIAPVQRFEQTFGAGEPNYDASIVKKQVNLNSLSERYFVANESNAIAALDSQKEGLYFFDESLFGDELFTNSGNLKVGNTDFVEATNGFKSGSSVLGAWSGSLELGFKRYSEFLYNHYAIEKGKRDPVWFSTWYPYEQDINEKLLSDVVDRMQAAGFYDMLHIDAGWQFGAPLQVNTERFPNGLDPIVSKLKANNKTLGLWINPFSRSYEAQEGYNEFAAQHPEWVDTQDPKQRFCPLSGAGDYVQARLLEIARNYPLEEIYWDGRDWYISGCQSSESRWRTPDEEHHAMLKYYASLLSDLRAIRPDLRVSLWSAPANVHWLSVVDQVQLSDLDTPPILEAELARRQQMYQATYQYPYSAIWGDWYGVNYRRTLMQGLGQPLNILKYATVSVIGNGATQAAGSLDLTKVPKDYLSFLKELFNWRKQFAQYFTVYQHVLNFPDGVNIDGEAHILNGRGFIILFNPSPNSAQVDLPLSEPSLELNAATEYLINDWTALTAPIQMGKVKPGDTYMLTIPGYGYRIIGVNL